From a region of the Paenibacillus sp. FSL R10-2734 genome:
- a CDS encoding alpha-mannosidase codes for MIRIQRFIRELSERQWLESIPIKDWDVQATEYILPGKYTEERPFVGSDAFDLFPSKQGTTYMLRTTLSIPNEWADDAVGLYFTSGSGGEGLLRINGQSFQGLDRNHPFVKLPDQVGKQIEVEIELFDAVPEPVDPLNQQATIHAPIRKIHSTLVYVNTTVQSLMYSVSVIMKAAELLPTSDFRRTRMMEALYTAMDAFTLLLPEKIAGGAAASIEHQLVEQIRQIGGNSEGVIHMVGQSHIDIAWLWPCRETVRKTSRTFSTVNALMDEFPEYRYAQSQPLLFEYLKMNDPALYERVKERIREGRWELVGGMWVEPDLNIPSGESLMRQMLYGQRFYQQEFGKRSFIEWLPDTFGYCASLPQILKHGGMRYFMTTKLNWNDTNQFPYDLFYWVGIDGTPLLSYCNHGVNEDTQPKDVHEHWQSYREKAKHPEQMLLYGHGDGGGGVTREMLEYIHRSDLMIGQPSSQFSSAEAFFTDISEANPNLPSWHGDLYLELHRGTYTTHGRNKRNNRKAEVLYREAELWSTLARSSLSSEQATTLQHDLHEGWKLILLNQFHDIIPGSAITETYETSMKEYVEVFERGTASLQTGMAAIAAHIQIEGTMEGTPFLVLNSLGWSRDCVLELTTQDLIDQGVTNIEWDRLTIVTTDGESLDYEVSTYGTTKILRIRVPNVPAMGYNTILVRENVVAAVPETPKVLPELLDEWETAYYRIRFNEQGEILSLYDKQANREIVKAGERANQLHFFHDRPTLWDAWDIDPRYEEQSAGEAVLLEKKLISSGAVTDVIGFCWRLGQSTIEQEMVLYHHHARIEFRTKVDWQETHKLLKVGFPLDVVTSRATYEIPFGALERNTHRNTSWDQAQYEVCGHRFADVSEHSYGVSVLNDCKYGYDTQGSTIRLSLLRAPRWPDITADQGYHEFTYALYPHAGDWRQGHTLRAAAELNHPPAYIAVSTVDATELPSTNVWDLCCSLLPFISEHVVLETVKWAEDGDGIILRMYESAGGRETIELKWPYPHQAVYVSNALEEEVMLMDSWQLTFTPYEIKTIKIKTV; via the coding sequence ATGATTAGAATACAACGATTCATTCGAGAGTTATCTGAACGACAGTGGCTCGAATCGATTCCCATTAAGGACTGGGACGTACAAGCAACGGAATATATATTACCTGGTAAATATACCGAGGAACGTCCCTTTGTCGGAAGCGATGCTTTTGATTTATTTCCAAGCAAACAAGGTACAACGTATATGCTGCGTACGACGTTATCCATTCCGAACGAATGGGCTGATGACGCAGTAGGTTTATATTTTACCTCCGGATCAGGTGGGGAAGGGCTGCTTCGTATCAACGGGCAGTCCTTTCAAGGGTTAGATCGAAATCATCCATTTGTTAAATTACCAGATCAGGTAGGCAAACAAATCGAAGTGGAAATTGAATTGTTTGATGCTGTGCCGGAGCCTGTAGATCCGTTAAACCAGCAAGCGACCATTCATGCTCCTATTCGTAAGATTCATAGCACGCTAGTCTATGTGAACACAACAGTGCAGTCACTGATGTATTCTGTAAGCGTCATTATGAAGGCTGCCGAATTGCTACCCACGTCAGATTTTCGTCGTACTCGCATGATGGAAGCTTTATATACAGCGATGGATGCATTTACTCTGTTATTACCGGAGAAGATTGCAGGCGGTGCCGCAGCTTCAATTGAACACCAGCTTGTCGAACAAATAAGACAGATCGGTGGCAATAGCGAAGGTGTCATCCATATGGTAGGACAATCTCATATTGATATTGCATGGCTGTGGCCATGTCGTGAGACGGTTCGCAAGACGAGCCGGACGTTCTCAACTGTAAATGCTTTAATGGATGAATTTCCTGAATATCGGTATGCACAAAGTCAGCCGTTACTCTTCGAATATTTAAAGATGAATGATCCAGCGTTATATGAGCGTGTAAAAGAACGAATTCGTGAAGGCCGCTGGGAGCTTGTTGGTGGCATGTGGGTGGAGCCGGATCTCAATATACCAAGTGGTGAATCGTTGATGCGGCAAATGCTCTACGGCCAACGATTTTATCAACAGGAATTTGGCAAGCGATCCTTTATAGAATGGTTACCGGATACCTTTGGCTACTGTGCCTCATTACCGCAAATTTTGAAGCATGGTGGCATGCGTTACTTCATGACGACGAAGCTGAATTGGAATGATACGAACCAATTCCCGTATGACTTGTTTTATTGGGTAGGAATTGACGGAACACCGCTGCTATCGTATTGCAACCATGGGGTGAACGAAGATACGCAGCCGAAGGATGTTCATGAGCATTGGCAATCTTATCGGGAGAAAGCTAAGCATCCGGAACAAATGTTATTGTACGGGCATGGGGATGGCGGTGGCGGTGTCACGCGTGAAATGCTCGAATACATTCATCGCTCGGATCTCATGATCGGTCAGCCCTCCTCTCAATTTAGTAGCGCGGAGGCATTCTTCACGGATATTTCCGAAGCAAATCCAAATTTACCGAGCTGGCACGGTGACCTGTATCTTGAATTACATCGAGGTACGTATACGACACATGGGCGTAACAAACGTAATAATCGGAAGGCTGAGGTTCTGTATCGTGAAGCAGAGTTATGGTCTACGTTGGCCCGATCATCGCTGAGCTCAGAACAAGCAACGACGTTACAGCATGATTTACATGAGGGATGGAAATTGATTTTATTAAATCAGTTCCATGATATTATTCCGGGTTCTGCCATTACAGAAACGTATGAGACATCGATGAAAGAGTATGTGGAAGTATTCGAGCGTGGGACAGCAAGCTTACAGACCGGGATGGCAGCCATTGCAGCACATATTCAGATCGAAGGGACGATGGAAGGAACACCGTTCCTTGTATTGAATAGTTTGGGCTGGAGCCGTGATTGTGTGTTAGAGCTGACTACCCAGGATCTTATCGATCAAGGTGTTACGAATATTGAATGGGATCGCTTAACGATCGTGACTACGGATGGCGAATCATTGGATTATGAAGTTAGTACCTATGGAACGACCAAGATCCTTCGAATTCGCGTACCGAATGTTCCGGCAATGGGCTACAATACGATTCTAGTACGTGAAAATGTAGTAGCTGCAGTGCCAGAAACGCCGAAAGTATTACCAGAGCTGCTTGATGAGTGGGAGACAGCCTATTATCGTATACGCTTCAATGAACAAGGAGAAATATTAAGCTTATACGATAAACAAGCGAATCGTGAAATCGTGAAGGCGGGAGAGCGGGCGAATCAGTTACATTTCTTCCATGATCGTCCGACGCTATGGGATGCATGGGACATTGATCCGCGCTATGAAGAGCAGTCTGCTGGAGAGGCAGTTCTGTTAGAGAAGAAGCTCATCAGCTCAGGAGCTGTTACCGATGTCATAGGCTTTTGTTGGCGCCTAGGACAATCCACGATTGAGCAGGAGATGGTTCTATATCATCATCATGCTCGCATTGAGTTTAGAACAAAGGTGGATTGGCAGGAAACCCATAAGCTGCTGAAGGTGGGCTTCCCACTCGATGTTGTAACAAGTCGAGCCACTTATGAAATACCGTTCGGCGCATTAGAGCGGAATACACATCGCAATACAAGCTGGGATCAAGCACAATATGAAGTGTGTGGTCATCGCTTCGCTGATGTGTCTGAGCATAGCTATGGTGTCAGTGTGCTGAATGACTGTAAGTATGGTTATGATACCCAAGGAAGCACGATTCGTCTTTCCTTGCTACGTGCGCCAAGATGGCCGGATATAACGGCAGATCAGGGATATCATGAGTTCACCTATGCACTGTATCCACATGCCGGTGATTGGCGCCAAGGACACACACTTCGAGCAGCAGCAGAGCTGAATCATCCACCTGCTTATATTGCAGTATCCACCGTAGATGCTACAGAGCTACCGAGCACGAATGTATGGGATCTATGTTGTTCGTTGCTTCCATTTATAAGTGAGCATGTTGTCTTGGAGACGGTCAAATGGGCTGAGGATGGCGATGGCATCATTCTTCGTATGTATGAATCCGCTGGAGGTCGTGAGACGATCGAGCTGAAGTGGCCGTATCCACATCAAGCGGTGTATGTATCGAATGCCTTGGAAGAAGAAGTCATGTTAATGGACAGCTGGCAACTGACCTTTACACCTTATGAAATAAAAACGATCAAGATTAAGACTGTATAG
- a CDS encoding alpha-mannosidase — protein sequence MTKKRTAHIVSHSHWDREWYLPYEKHHVRLVQLVDSLLDRLDEESEFRSFFMDGQTIILEDYLQVRPDQKERLLRHIQNGRILIGPWYILQDAFLTSSEANVRNMQIGHQDALKYGEVSKIGYFPDTFGLCGQTPQLMQQSGIQNAFFGRGVKPTGFNNEVSDGDYESSYSELIWEGPDGSKVLGILFANWYSNGNEVPVDPVEAKAYWDRKLADAEKYASTSELLYMNGCDHQPAQLDLPEAIRTASELYPDTEFIHSNFNDYLNALHRSLDCELSTVQGELRSQRTDGWGTLVNTASSRVYLKQMNQQGQTLLEKVAEPLSAYAHQLGHAYPHHLFTYAWKTLMQNHPHDSICGCSVDEVHREMVTRFDKSRHVTESIVQNSMETIANHVDTSCFAEYGDHACPFIVFNTTGHDRSGVVTVELDIARIYFREGETIEKMRNQMTSHEIHPHRVIDHGGRQLEYQLTDLGLHFGYDLPDDKFRQPYFSRRVRLELHVEAVPANGHQVYAWMEDVVERPHSEIKESSLLHERTLENEFIAARIEDNGSITLTDKANGKVYRGLGIYENSGDIGNEYMYCQPKNTNVLTTEALIADISIVSDQPYACTVQIVHDWDIPVSADELLAAEQQGIVWFPSRQAGRSTETVKLHITTTVTLEKYSKGLQVKSSFDNQAKDHRIRMLFPTDLVSDVHQADSMFEIATRSTEPSSEWTNPDNSQHQQAFVSVKDDVTGLTIANKGLNEYEVLRDGRNTIAVTLLRCTGELGDWGVFYTPEAQCLGPAQAELMIIPHGSAVAEEAYALAYQYQIPWMTVSTDIHNGSLQPKHQWLQASGNDMQLSSVKVAEATGDLAIRWFNMTTSPTTLAFEPRMNYSQAYKSNILESHEEALTADSNAVIQLEVKAAEIVTVVLNKSI from the coding sequence ATGACGAAGAAAAGAACGGCACATATCGTTTCCCATTCGCACTGGGATCGTGAATGGTATTTACCCTATGAGAAGCATCATGTTCGTCTCGTTCAATTGGTAGATAGTTTGCTAGATCGGTTGGACGAGGAGTCAGAATTTCGTAGCTTTTTCATGGATGGGCAGACGATCATTCTCGAGGATTATCTTCAAGTTAGACCGGATCAGAAGGAGCGGCTGTTGCGTCATATTCAAAATGGTCGAATCCTTATTGGTCCATGGTATATATTGCAGGATGCGTTCCTCACCAGTAGTGAAGCCAATGTAAGAAATATGCAGATCGGTCATCAAGATGCACTGAAGTATGGGGAAGTATCCAAAATTGGATACTTTCCTGATACCTTCGGGTTGTGTGGACAGACACCACAGCTGATGCAGCAGTCAGGTATTCAGAACGCCTTCTTCGGACGTGGTGTGAAGCCGACGGGCTTCAACAATGAGGTATCGGATGGAGATTATGAATCGTCTTACTCCGAATTGATCTGGGAAGGCCCAGATGGCTCCAAGGTACTCGGTATTCTATTTGCGAATTGGTACTCGAATGGAAATGAAGTCCCAGTAGATCCGGTAGAAGCCAAGGCATATTGGGATCGGAAGCTAGCGGATGCGGAAAAATATGCATCGACGAGCGAGCTACTATATATGAACGGCTGTGATCACCAGCCAGCTCAGCTGGACTTGCCGGAAGCCATTCGGACAGCTAGTGAACTCTATCCAGACACGGAGTTTATTCACTCCAATTTCAATGATTATCTGAATGCACTGCATCGTTCACTTGATTGTGAATTATCAACCGTCCAAGGTGAGCTTCGAAGTCAGCGTACAGATGGATGGGGAACGTTAGTGAATACGGCCTCCTCTCGTGTGTATTTGAAGCAAATGAACCAGCAGGGTCAGACATTGCTCGAGAAGGTTGCTGAGCCGTTATCTGCTTATGCTCATCAGTTGGGACATGCGTATCCACATCACTTATTCACTTATGCATGGAAGACGCTCATGCAGAATCATCCGCATGATAGTATTTGTGGCTGTAGTGTGGATGAGGTACATCGTGAGATGGTAACGCGATTCGACAAGAGCCGTCACGTTACAGAATCTATTGTACAGAACAGTATGGAGACGATCGCAAATCATGTGGATACATCATGCTTCGCCGAATACGGGGATCACGCATGTCCATTCATTGTGTTTAATACGACAGGCCATGACCGCAGTGGGGTAGTTACGGTGGAGCTGGATATTGCTCGTATCTATTTCCGGGAAGGCGAAACGATCGAGAAGATGCGTAATCAGATGACATCGCACGAGATTCATCCTCATCGCGTGATTGATCATGGTGGGCGTCAGCTAGAATATCAGCTAACCGATCTGGGGCTCCACTTTGGTTATGACTTGCCTGATGATAAATTTCGTCAGCCGTATTTCTCACGCCGTGTTCGATTAGAGCTTCATGTCGAAGCAGTTCCTGCAAATGGTCATCAAGTTTATGCCTGGATGGAGGATGTAGTAGAGAGACCACATTCTGAAATAAAGGAAAGCTCGCTACTTCATGAACGGACGCTAGAGAATGAGTTTATTGCTGCACGGATTGAAGATAATGGCTCGATCACATTAACGGATAAGGCAAATGGTAAAGTATATCGCGGTCTCGGTATTTATGAGAATAGCGGCGATATCGGAAATGAATACATGTATTGTCAGCCGAAGAATACGAACGTATTGACGACAGAAGCGCTTATAGCTGATATTTCTATCGTATCCGATCAGCCATACGCATGTACGGTACAAATCGTTCATGATTGGGACATTCCAGTAAGTGCGGATGAATTGCTCGCAGCAGAGCAGCAAGGCATCGTGTGGTTCCCGAGTCGTCAGGCTGGACGTTCAACCGAAACCGTGAAGCTCCATATAACAACGACTGTAACGCTTGAGAAATATAGTAAGGGACTTCAAGTGAAGAGCTCCTTCGATAATCAAGCGAAGGATCATCGCATCAGAATGCTGTTCCCAACGGATCTCGTCAGCGATGTGCATCAGGCGGATTCGATGTTTGAGATCGCAACACGAAGCACAGAACCTTCGAGTGAGTGGACGAACCCAGACAATAGTCAACATCAGCAAGCGTTCGTTAGTGTGAAGGACGACGTGACGGGCTTAACCATCGCTAATAAAGGGTTAAATGAATACGAAGTGTTACGTGATGGACGGAATACGATTGCCGTTACATTGCTACGCTGCACAGGTGAGCTTGGAGATTGGGGCGTCTTCTACACACCAGAAGCACAATGTCTAGGTCCTGCTCAGGCGGAGCTCATGATTATTCCACATGGTTCTGCGGTAGCTGAAGAAGCGTATGCGCTTGCCTATCAATATCAAATACCATGGATGACTGTATCGACAGATATTCATAATGGTAGTCTTCAGCCGAAACATCAATGGTTGCAGGCGAGTGGAAATGACATGCAGCTCTCTTCCGTGAAGGTAGCTGAAGCAACGGGTGATCTTGCGATTCGTTGGTTCAACATGACCACTTCACCAACGACTTTAGCCTTCGAACCTCGTATGAACTATAGTCAGGCGTATAAAAGTAATATACTCGAATCACATGAGGAAGCGCTTACGGCCGATTCAAACGCTGTCATCCAGCTTGAAGTAAAGGCGGCCGAGATCGTAACTGTTGTTCTTAATAAATCGATATGA
- a CDS encoding glycoside hydrolase, with the protein MTNTKPWKIYAIHHSHTDIGYTERQEKIQQYHVDFIRQVLHILREIQSGRRPEWEGFKWVCETFWPIETFLSRATEQEKEEFVAGVKRGDIGLSGTYLNMTELIGKDLFTSMIARVRDFGYSIEAPITSAMTADINGFSWGYGQALLDAGIHNLSTCIHTHHGMFPCWKKQQPFWWEMPSGDRLLTWSGEHYVFGNDLGLVPGMGGKYTIKDEFDMSHGATFEIAEQRILRYIERLQEDGYAFNFFPAMFSGLPTDNNPPNAETMTFIRQWNAKHGENIEIQMATLDDFFDEVRAHAQQHAEDIPVYRGDWPDWWTDGVGSTPKHVQVFREAQRVYQKVRRLDPNCEIVTSETMKEMEYQLTMFAEHTWGYHSSISEPWNPFVQELGLRKEAFAANASTIAHRALYDILEAKGDALLAPGRPMKFKIHNPYHFVQEDYAHLILEGWYHDEIKNGFEVRDITTNEVIPAQLRLASRGVIVTIPVTLQPSEERVLQIFAVKPSIGTAFMNDYLASDRVMDLDVTHDVKNFRMTSSYVETPFVHITWKKGEGITSWVDKTTGKELLRADRQHAAFTPVYDVTPATKVGEMTEVRRLMGRNRKGPDAIVSTGELISAELITQGPVYGIIQLTYKVDGCEHYSLFLTVYADRPRVDVAVRMHKESVWKPENLYVSLPFGGSLSTDKYDLWVDKMDALTRMRKDQLPGSLADYTAVGEGAVYVSESQGVVIAMPDTPLIQLGSLEHGYRLLNGDEKLEQDPAHLYAWVMNNYWETNFSATLGGFYEFRYFITWGENYSKPDASMDACRGMNAGILAWRQH; encoded by the coding sequence ATGACTAACACAAAACCTTGGAAAATTTATGCAATTCATCATTCCCATACCGATATCGGCTACACAGAGCGTCAGGAGAAGATCCAACAATATCATGTAGACTTTATCCGGCAGGTGCTTCACATTTTGCGTGAAATTCAATCCGGTCGTCGACCTGAATGGGAGGGGTTTAAGTGGGTATGTGAAACATTCTGGCCTATCGAAACCTTCCTGAGTCGGGCAACGGAGCAAGAAAAGGAAGAGTTCGTAGCCGGAGTTAAGCGTGGTGATATCGGCTTGTCCGGTACGTACTTGAATATGACGGAATTAATCGGCAAAGATTTGTTCACATCGATGATTGCCCGTGTACGAGATTTTGGATATTCCATTGAAGCTCCAATTACATCAGCGATGACTGCAGACATTAACGGCTTCAGCTGGGGGTATGGTCAGGCATTGTTAGATGCCGGTATTCATAATTTATCTACCTGCATTCATACCCATCACGGAATGTTTCCTTGCTGGAAGAAGCAGCAGCCTTTCTGGTGGGAAATGCCTTCCGGTGATCGCTTGCTGACCTGGAGTGGGGAGCATTATGTATTCGGTAATGATCTGGGGCTTGTACCTGGTATGGGCGGGAAATATACGATCAAAGATGAATTTGATATGAGTCATGGCGCTACATTCGAGATTGCTGAACAGCGTATACTTCGCTACATTGAGCGTTTGCAAGAGGATGGCTATGCCTTTAACTTCTTCCCGGCTATGTTCTCAGGGCTACCAACGGATAACAATCCACCGAATGCGGAGACGATGACCTTCATTCGTCAATGGAATGCGAAGCACGGCGAAAATATTGAGATTCAGATGGCAACTTTAGATGATTTCTTCGATGAAGTTCGTGCTCATGCACAGCAGCATGCGGAAGATATTCCTGTGTATCGTGGAGATTGGCCAGACTGGTGGACGGATGGCGTAGGTTCAACACCGAAGCATGTACAAGTATTCCGTGAAGCACAACGTGTATATCAAAAGGTTAGAAGGCTGGATCCGAACTGTGAAATCGTTACATCGGAGACGATGAAGGAGATGGAATATCAGTTAACGATGTTTGCTGAGCATACATGGGGCTATCATTCATCCATTTCCGAGCCTTGGAATCCGTTCGTTCAGGAATTAGGCTTGCGGAAGGAAGCCTTTGCTGCCAATGCAAGTACGATTGCGCATCGTGCGTTGTATGACATTCTTGAGGCGAAGGGCGATGCATTACTTGCTCCTGGGCGCCCTATGAAGTTTAAAATTCATAATCCATATCATTTCGTACAAGAAGATTATGCGCATCTCATTCTCGAAGGATGGTATCACGATGAGATCAAGAATGGCTTCGAGGTGCGTGATATTACGACGAATGAGGTCATTCCAGCACAGCTTCGTCTGGCATCTCGAGGTGTGATCGTAACGATTCCGGTAACATTGCAGCCAAGTGAAGAGAGAGTACTTCAGATCTTCGCCGTGAAACCAAGTATCGGAACCGCTTTTATGAACGATTATTTAGCATCCGATCGCGTGATGGATCTGGATGTTACGCATGATGTGAAGAATTTCCGCATGACATCTTCCTATGTAGAAACTCCATTTGTACACATCACGTGGAAAAAGGGCGAAGGGATCACCTCGTGGGTCGATAAAACGACAGGAAAAGAGCTACTTCGAGCTGATCGCCAGCACGCAGCTTTTACGCCAGTCTATGATGTTACACCTGCAACGAAGGTTGGAGAAATGACCGAGGTGCGTCGTCTGATGGGCCGTAATCGGAAGGGACCGGATGCGATCGTTTCAACGGGCGAGTTAATTAGTGCGGAGCTCATTACGCAAGGTCCGGTGTATGGCATTATTCAATTGACCTATAAGGTGGATGGCTGTGAGCATTATTCCTTGTTCTTAACAGTATACGCGGATCGTCCACGTGTGGATGTGGCCGTACGTATGCATAAAGAGAGCGTATGGAAGCCTGAAAACTTATATGTTTCACTTCCTTTTGGTGGCTCATTATCAACGGATAAGTATGACTTATGGGTGGATAAGATGGATGCGTTGACACGGATGCGGAAGGATCAATTACCAGGCAGCTTAGCAGATTACACAGCGGTTGGAGAAGGAGCTGTATATGTTTCCGAATCGCAAGGCGTTGTGATCGCGATGCCAGACACTCCATTAATTCAGCTAGGTTCGCTAGAACATGGGTATCGACTGCTTAACGGTGATGAGAAGCTAGAGCAGGATCCAGCTCATTTGTACGCTTGGGTGATGAATAACTATTGGGAAACTAATTTCTCTGCGACATTGGGTGGTTTCTATGAATTTAGATATTTCATCACTTGGGGCGAGAACTATAGCAAACCGGATGCTTCCATGGATGCATGCCGTGGAATGAATGCTGGCATTCTAGCTTGGCGCCAACACTAG
- a CDS encoding glycoside hydrolase family 3 N-terminal domain-containing protein, which translates to MKYKNPSLSIAERVADLLAEMTLEEKLGQLLQPFGWKTYVKGDGDVQLTDTFKDAIANGGVGSLYGVLRADPWTEVTLETGLSLREGAEVTNLIQRYAMEHTRLGIPILFGEECSHGHMAIGNTVFPVPLTIGSSWNTELFRQVCQAVAVETRAQGGAATYSPVLDVTRDPRWGRTEECFGEDPYLISEMAIAAVKGLQGDSLNTDHTILATLKHFVAYGSPDGGRNADTVRMGMRELMEKDLLPFQRAVAAGAKSIMTAYNEIDGVPCTSSKELLTHILRDTWGFDGFVITDCGAMSQLRHGHQICETEEEAASLSLKAGVDMEMSGETFGQYLQTALDQQLIAVSDLDLAVERILRLKFELGLFEHPYVNPALAEQVIGQSSHRELARQAAREGIVLLKNKEQALPLSPSRGKIAVIGPNANNMYNQLGDYTSPQEREQIVTVLDGVRAKCSGFSEVVYAPGCRVKDPSREGFESAIAAAATADTIIAVVGGSSARDFGEGTIDLKTGAAVITDTFMLSDMDCGEGFDRAQLNLCGVQLELLQELHSLGKKLIVVYINGRPIVEPWIDEHADAIVEAWYPGQEGGHAIADILFGDYNPSGRLTLSIPKHLGQLPVYYNKKRSRGHRYLETDFQPQYVFGYGLSYTSFHYDSIQLDQSSISVGGTCTVSVDVTNTGDVAGQEVVQLYIKDCVSTISRPEKELKGFCKIVLEPGEKRTVHFTITSQELQFVSADLTWIVEPGRFEIHTGSNVEQTLSIDLQVVQ; encoded by the coding sequence ATGAAATATAAAAACCCTTCGTTATCTATTGCTGAGCGTGTTGCAGATTTGTTGGCCGAAATGACGCTGGAGGAGAAGCTTGGACAGCTTCTCCAGCCTTTTGGCTGGAAGACATATGTAAAAGGCGACGGAGATGTTCAGCTCACGGATACATTTAAAGACGCAATTGCGAATGGTGGAGTCGGTTCACTATATGGTGTGCTTCGAGCAGATCCATGGACAGAGGTTACACTTGAAACAGGCTTGTCCCTGCGTGAAGGGGCCGAGGTTACTAATCTTATTCAGCGATATGCAATGGAGCATACGCGACTAGGCATTCCAATTCTATTTGGTGAGGAATGCTCCCATGGACATATGGCCATAGGGAACACGGTGTTCCCTGTACCACTGACCATAGGAAGTAGCTGGAATACAGAGTTGTTCCGACAGGTTTGTCAAGCTGTAGCGGTAGAGACTCGTGCACAAGGGGGAGCAGCTACCTATTCTCCTGTATTGGACGTGACACGTGATCCGCGATGGGGGCGGACAGAGGAATGCTTTGGTGAAGATCCTTATTTGATTAGTGAAATGGCAATAGCTGCGGTGAAAGGGTTGCAAGGGGATTCGTTAAATACGGATCATACCATTCTTGCAACCTTGAAGCATTTTGTAGCTTATGGTAGTCCAGATGGTGGGCGTAATGCGGATACCGTACGTATGGGCATGCGTGAGCTGATGGAGAAGGATTTACTTCCTTTCCAGCGTGCGGTTGCAGCAGGTGCCAAATCCATAATGACAGCTTACAACGAAATTGATGGCGTACCTTGTACGTCTAGTAAAGAGCTGTTGACGCATATTTTACGTGACACATGGGGCTTTGACGGATTCGTCATCACGGATTGTGGAGCGATGAGTCAACTCAGACACGGTCATCAAATTTGTGAGACGGAAGAAGAAGCGGCCAGTCTATCGCTGAAAGCGGGCGTAGATATGGAGATGTCCGGTGAAACCTTCGGGCAATATTTACAAACTGCGCTGGATCAGCAATTGATCGCAGTGTCAGATCTAGATCTTGCGGTGGAGCGAATCTTGCGCTTGAAATTTGAATTAGGATTGTTCGAACACCCGTATGTGAATCCAGCGTTGGCAGAGCAAGTTATTGGTCAATCGTCTCATCGAGAGCTGGCTCGGCAAGCTGCACGCGAAGGCATTGTGTTACTGAAGAATAAGGAACAGGCATTACCGTTATCTCCATCCCGTGGCAAGATCGCCGTGATTGGACCGAACGCGAACAATATGTATAACCAGTTAGGCGATTATACGTCACCGCAGGAGCGGGAGCAGATTGTTACCGTATTGGATGGCGTTCGCGCGAAGTGTTCAGGCTTTAGTGAGGTTGTGTATGCACCAGGCTGTCGAGTCAAGGATCCGTCGAGAGAAGGGTTTGAGTCAGCGATTGCAGCTGCCGCTACAGCGGATACAATTATTGCTGTTGTAGGCGGATCGAGTGCACGTGATTTTGGCGAAGGTACGATTGATTTGAAGACTGGGGCTGCGGTCATTACCGATACGTTTATGCTAAGTGATATGGATTGTGGAGAAGGGTTTGATCGTGCCCAGCTGAATTTATGTGGAGTACAGCTCGAGCTGTTGCAGGAGCTTCACAGTTTAGGCAAGAAGCTGATTGTTGTGTATATCAATGGTCGCCCAATTGTTGAGCCATGGATTGATGAGCATGCTGATGCGATTGTGGAGGCATGGTATCCAGGACAAGAAGGAGGTCATGCGATTGCGGATATCCTGTTCGGTGACTACAACCCATCAGGTCGATTAACATTATCCATTCCGAAGCATCTGGGACAATTGCCTGTGTACTATAATAAGAAGCGTTCGCGTGGGCATCGATATTTAGAGACGGATTTCCAGCCGCAATATGTATTTGGATATGGGCTGAGCTACACGAGCTTTCACTACGATAGTATCCAATTGGATCAGTCGAGTATTTCCGTTGGTGGTACTTGTACGGTTTCGGTGGATGTGACGAATACGGGAGATGTGGCTGGACAAGAGGTCGTTCAGCTGTACATCAAGGACTGTGTCAGTACGATATCACGCCCAGAGAAGGAGCTGAAGGGCTTCTGTAAAATAGTTTTGGAGCCTGGGGAGAAGCGTACGGTTCACTTTACAATTACGTCACAGGAGCTGCAATTTGTCTCAGCAGATTTAACATGGATCGTCGAGCCTGGTCGATTCGAAATTCACACCGGTTCGAATGTAGAGCAAACATTGTCCATCGATTTACAGGTTGTACAATGA